From one Halothece sp. PCC 7418 genomic stretch:
- a CDS encoding TlyA family RNA methyltransferase encodes MAKQRLDTLLVSRHLCESRQKAQRLIRAGEVKVNDEVIDKPGTVVHSEARLQVVQPPPYVSRGGEKLAKALAAFSIPVAGRICLDGGISTGGFTDCLLQAGAKQVYGVDVGYGQVAWQLRQDQRVILKERTNLRYLKPEDLYGDAPRPDLAVLDLSFISLTKVLQPLWDLLIPPREVVLLVKPQFEVGRDRVGEKGVVRNPKDHQWGIMEVMTAAQHIGWHPQGLTWSPIRGPAGNIEYLLWLATENQPTAQETADESFVEALTKTAVQELNSRSSSH; translated from the coding sequence ATGGCAAAACAACGTTTAGATACTTTACTGGTCAGTCGTCACCTGTGTGAATCTCGGCAAAAAGCACAACGGCTGATTCGCGCAGGTGAGGTGAAAGTTAACGATGAAGTGATTGATAAACCAGGAACTGTGGTTCATTCGGAAGCCCGCTTGCAAGTGGTGCAACCCCCTCCTTATGTGTCGCGAGGAGGAGAGAAGTTAGCGAAGGCTCTAGCAGCATTTTCCATTCCTGTTGCAGGGCGTATTTGCTTAGATGGGGGGATTTCCACTGGAGGCTTTACCGATTGCTTGCTACAAGCGGGGGCGAAACAAGTTTATGGGGTGGATGTGGGTTATGGACAAGTGGCTTGGCAACTGCGTCAAGATCAACGGGTCATCCTGAAAGAACGCACCAATCTACGTTATCTGAAACCAGAAGACTTATATGGCGATGCACCCCGTCCAGACTTAGCAGTGCTGGATTTATCCTTTATTTCTTTAACGAAAGTCTTACAACCGCTTTGGGATTTGTTGATTCCCCCTCGGGAAGTGGTGCTTTTAGTGAAACCTCAGTTTGAAGTGGGGCGCGATCGCGTTGGAGAAAAAGGAGTCGTCCGCAACCCGAAAGATCATCAGTGGGGCATTATGGAAGTTATGACAGCAGCCCAGCATATCGGTTGGCATCCCCAAGGCTTAACTTGGTCACCGATTCGAGGCCCTGCTGGGAATATTGAATATCTGCTCTGGTTGGCAACTGAAAACCAACCCACTGCCCAAGAAACAGCGGATGAAAGTTTTGTGGAAGCCCTCACCAAAACTGCGGTTCAAGAACTTAATTCTCGTTCTTCATCCCACTAA
- a CDS encoding FHA domain-containing protein yields the protein MASSQPTHSGDKGENVQNTPPSETSSDNQTPMITLTLLHPQHSVAVQTWRFEPKSVIRIGRSRNNEVTLYSAVVSRHHVEIRRRGKDWEVVNTGSNGTFCQGKRISRAAVKNGMVIRLASSGPQLQIWTDVLTSENKPKAPVSKKDMEKAQGTFPGTKRPRKLSQDELEQAKATQIDD from the coding sequence ATGGCATCATCTCAACCCACTCATTCTGGCGATAAAGGCGAAAACGTTCAGAACACTCCACCGTCTGAAACCTCATCGGATAATCAAACGCCGATGATTACCTTGACCTTACTCCATCCTCAGCATTCTGTTGCGGTTCAAACTTGGCGCTTTGAACCCAAGTCTGTCATTAGAATTGGACGTTCCAGAAACAACGAAGTCACTCTCTACAGTGCTGTTGTTTCTCGTCACCATGTTGAGATTCGGCGGAGAGGCAAAGACTGGGAAGTGGTTAACACGGGCTCTAATGGAACGTTCTGTCAAGGGAAACGCATTAGCCGTGCTGCAGTTAAAAATGGGATGGTCATTCGTTTAGCGAGTTCCGGACCGCAACTGCAAATTTGGACGGATGTTCTCACCTCTGAGAATAAACCAAAAGCCCCCGTCTCCAAAAAAGATATGGAAAAAGCCCAAGGAACATTCCCAGGGACAAAACGCCCTCGCAAACTCTCTCAAGATGAACTAGAGCAAGCGAAGGCAACCCAAATTGATGATTAG
- a CDS encoding NAD+ synthase, with translation MKIAIAQLNPTIGDLIGNAQKIFDAAEKAVEEGAQLLLTPELSLCGYPPRDHLLNPGFISKMSEQLETLAQQLPQQLTVLVGLATLNPHAEEKGEKPLHNSMALIEEGSIVTYFHKRLLPTYDVFDEVRYFEPGKQSNCFVIKEEQGKGILSPITIGVTICEDLWNDEKFWGKRNYAENPLEDLANNGADIIINLSASPYRVGKQKLREAMLRHSACHYGIPIVYANQVGANDDLIFDGTSIALNRQGKLVSRAHPFEDDLMIAEFSTRQQNLIPTAITPALENEEEEMWKALVLGVKDYARKCGFQQVVIGLSGGIDSSLVAAIARSAFGAENVLGVLMPSPYSSPGSISDAEALVKNLGIRNITLPIKSAMTAYDEILEPLFAGTEFGVAEENLQSRIRGNLLMAIANKFNYLLLSTGNKSEMAVGYCTLYGDMNGGLAVISDVPKTRVYALCRWLNQEQEIIPETIINKAPSAELKPDQQDQDSLPPYDILDEILHRFIHEHQSPNQIVRAGFSSETVQKVTQLVRRAEFKRRQAPPGLKVTDRAFGTGWRMPIASRIIHN, from the coding sequence ATGAAAATCGCGATCGCGCAACTAAATCCCACCATTGGCGACTTAATAGGAAATGCTCAAAAGATCTTTGATGCTGCTGAAAAAGCAGTAGAAGAGGGAGCACAATTATTATTAACACCAGAACTCTCCCTTTGTGGTTATCCGCCTCGGGATCATCTCCTTAATCCTGGTTTTATTAGCAAAATGTCGGAACAACTAGAAACGTTAGCGCAACAACTTCCTCAGCAGTTAACGGTTTTAGTGGGACTGGCGACTCTCAATCCTCATGCAGAAGAAAAAGGGGAAAAACCATTACATAATAGTATGGCGTTAATTGAAGAAGGAAGCATCGTCACTTATTTTCATAAACGCTTACTTCCCACTTATGATGTCTTTGATGAAGTCCGCTATTTTGAACCAGGAAAACAAAGTAATTGTTTTGTGATTAAGGAAGAACAAGGGAAGGGAATTTTATCTCCGATTACCATTGGTGTAACCATTTGCGAAGATCTTTGGAATGATGAAAAGTTCTGGGGAAAACGAAATTATGCTGAGAATCCCCTCGAAGATTTAGCCAATAATGGGGCTGATATTATTATTAATTTATCCGCTTCTCCTTATCGTGTCGGAAAACAAAAATTAAGAGAAGCTATGCTGCGCCATAGTGCTTGTCATTATGGGATTCCGATCGTTTATGCGAATCAAGTGGGAGCTAATGACGATCTTATTTTTGATGGGACGAGTATCGCTTTAAACCGCCAAGGAAAATTAGTGTCTCGCGCTCATCCTTTTGAAGATGATTTAATGATCGCTGAGTTTTCAACCCGCCAACAAAATTTAATTCCCACCGCAATCACTCCCGCTTTAGAAAATGAAGAAGAAGAAATGTGGAAGGCGCTGGTGTTAGGGGTTAAAGATTATGCTCGCAAATGTGGCTTTCAGCAAGTGGTGATTGGCTTGAGTGGGGGGATTGATTCTTCCCTTGTCGCAGCGATCGCGCGATCGGCGTTTGGCGCAGAAAATGTTCTGGGGGTTTTGATGCCTTCTCCATATAGTTCTCCAGGTTCGATTAGTGATGCCGAAGCCCTTGTCAAAAACTTAGGAATTCGTAACATTACTTTACCTATCAAGTCAGCAATGACAGCTTACGATGAAATTCTAGAACCCCTGTTTGCGGGAACAGAATTTGGAGTTGCCGAAGAAAACTTACAATCAAGAATTCGTGGTAACCTTTTAATGGCAATTGCAAATAAATTTAATTATTTGTTACTTTCCACGGGAAATAAATCAGAAATGGCAGTGGGATACTGTACCCTTTATGGTGATATGAACGGAGGATTAGCCGTGATTTCTGATGTGCCGAAAACCCGTGTTTATGCTTTGTGTCGATGGCTCAATCAAGAGCAAGAAATTATCCCTGAAACTATCATTAATAAAGCTCCGAGTGCGGAATTGAAACCCGATCAACAAGATCAAGATTCCCTTCCCCCTTATGACATTCTCGATGAAATTTTGCACCGTTTTATTCATGAACATCAATCTCCAAACCAAATTGTTCGTGCTGGATTTTCATCAGAAACAGTGCAAAAAGTCACTCAATTAGTGCGTAGAGCAGAGTTTAAACGTCGTCAAGCTCCTCCTGGCTTAAAAGTGACTGATCGCGCTTTTGGAACAGGATGGAGAATGCCAATTGCGAGCCGAATTATTCACAATTAA
- a CDS encoding NrtR DNA-binding winged helix domain-containing protein — translation MENPKPSSVKSPLAEFKVGVDNVIFSVDTQSNRLLILLVQRKNEPFAHYYSLPGTLVRVGESLEAAAYRTLSEKIAVENLYLEQLYTFGEPGRDPREAEDSYNQRYLSVSYFALVRYEDTQLINNDQQKAVWYLLKETPELAFDHNRILDYGYQRLKNKLEYSPIAFKVLPEAFTLNDLYQFYTTVLGENFSDYSNFRARLLKLGFLTDTGLKVSRGAGRPATLYRFDEDAFALLKDKPLVFI, via the coding sequence ATGGAAAACCCGAAGCCATCTTCCGTGAAATCCCCTCTTGCTGAGTTTAAAGTTGGTGTTGATAATGTTATTTTTTCAGTGGATACCCAATCCAATCGGCTTTTAATTTTATTGGTGCAAAGAAAGAATGAACCCTTCGCTCATTACTACAGTTTACCTGGAACATTAGTACGGGTGGGTGAGTCTTTGGAAGCTGCTGCTTATCGCACTTTATCTGAAAAAATAGCCGTTGAAAATCTTTATTTAGAACAACTTTATACCTTTGGCGAACCGGGACGCGACCCCAGAGAAGCTGAAGATTCTTATAATCAACGGTATTTGTCTGTCAGTTATTTTGCTTTAGTACGCTATGAAGATACTCAATTAATTAATAATGATCAGCAAAAAGCAGTTTGGTATCTCTTAAAAGAAACCCCTGAACTTGCTTTTGATCATAATCGAATTTTAGACTATGGTTATCAACGCCTGAAAAATAAGTTAGAATATAGCCCGATCGCGTTTAAGGTTTTACCAGAAGCGTTTACTTTAAACGATTTATATCAGTTTTACACAACTGTTTTAGGAGAAAATTTTTCCGATTATTCTAACTTCCGAGCGCGTCTTCTAAAATTAGGGTTTTTAACCGATACGGGGCTAAAAGTTTCACGAGGCGCAGGACGACCCGCAACATTATATCGTTTTGATGAAGATGCGTTTGCTTTACTAAAAGATAAACCGTTAGTTTTTATTTAA
- a CDS encoding nicotinate-nucleotide adenylyltransferase has translation MQKPKQIALFGTSADPPTQGHKKILEWLSYHYDQVMVWAADNPLKSDQTPLEHRMTMLALMIDSLATPQNNVVLNSDLSSPRSLETVQKAEALWGKEVDFTFVIGSDLIPQIPRWYASEELLQRVNLLIVPRPGYPPHEDDLKTLSAMGGNYTVADLDAPPVSSTAYRQNGHSDVVDSSVKQYIQRQQLYS, from the coding sequence ATGCAAAAACCGAAACAGATTGCTTTATTTGGGACGAGTGCTGATCCCCCAACTCAAGGACATAAAAAGATTTTAGAGTGGTTATCCTACCATTATGACCAAGTAATGGTTTGGGCAGCAGATAATCCCTTAAAGTCAGATCAAACGCCGTTAGAACACCGCATGACAATGTTGGCGTTGATGATTGATTCTTTAGCAACCCCCCAAAATAATGTTGTCTTGAATAGTGATTTAAGCAGTCCAAGAAGTCTAGAAACCGTACAAAAAGCGGAAGCCTTATGGGGAAAAGAGGTTGATTTTACCTTTGTTATTGGTTCTGATTTAATTCCTCAAATTCCTCGCTGGTATGCTAGTGAAGAATTATTACAACGGGTCAATTTATTAATTGTTCCTCGTCCTGGTTATCCCCCTCATGAAGACGATTTAAAGACACTTTCTGCGATGGGGGGAAACTATACAGTTGCTGATTTAGATGCACCCCCTGTTTCTTCCACAGCTTATCGTCAAAATGGTCATTCTGATGTGGTTGATTCTTCTGTCAAACAGTATATTCAAAGACAACAGTTATATTCTTGA
- a CDS encoding nicotinate phosphoribosyltransferase, translating to MTISPEDYSFLTDLYELTMGACYVGEGIADKPASFELFARRLPPCYGYLIAMGLAQALEYLQALSFSPEQIQQLQQLGIFDHAPEEFWSVLSGKVFTGDVWAVPEGTAVFANEPLLRVEAPLWQAQLAETYLLNTLNYQTLIATRAARMRDVAGESAKLLEFGTRRAFSPQASLWAARAALAAGFNATSNVAAALQLGEVPSGTMAHSLVMAIAALEGSEDQAFTAFSRYFPQAPLLIDTYDTVAAAKRLAQEVEAGERKVSGVRIDSGDVAQLSKEVRSLLPQTAIFASGDLDEYEIEGLLGNGAVIDGYGIGTKLVTGTPVNGVYKLVEIDGIGTQKASTSKETYPGRKQIFRRWEQGKIQRDRLGLMSESPEAGETPLLTLVMKDGEVQMAVDALDTLRDRARQSVLTLPDSIRQLHNPTPLTVELSSPLQQLTTQKK from the coding sequence ATGACGATCTCTCCCGAAGACTACAGCTTCCTCACTGATCTGTATGAGTTGACGATGGGAGCTTGTTATGTGGGAGAAGGAATCGCTGACAAACCCGCCAGTTTTGAACTGTTTGCTCGGCGTTTACCCCCTTGCTATGGCTATCTCATCGCGATGGGGCTAGCGCAAGCCCTAGAATATCTGCAAGCGTTGTCTTTTTCTCCTGAGCAAATTCAACAGTTGCAACAACTTGGAATTTTTGACCATGCTCCTGAGGAATTTTGGTCGGTTTTATCTGGAAAAGTGTTTACGGGCGATGTTTGGGCAGTTCCTGAAGGAACGGCTGTTTTTGCCAATGAACCATTATTGCGCGTGGAAGCCCCCCTCTGGCAAGCCCAACTTGCAGAAACGTATCTCCTCAATACTCTCAACTACCAAACGCTGATTGCAACCCGAGCAGCCCGAATGCGAGATGTGGCGGGGGAAAGTGCAAAGTTGCTGGAATTTGGAACTCGCCGTGCGTTTAGCCCTCAAGCCTCCCTCTGGGCAGCACGAGCAGCGTTAGCAGCAGGATTTAATGCGACCTCTAATGTTGCAGCAGCACTGCAGTTAGGGGAAGTTCCCAGTGGCACGATGGCGCATTCTTTAGTTATGGCGATCGCTGCATTAGAAGGGTCAGAAGATCAAGCCTTTACTGCGTTTAGTCGCTATTTCCCCCAAGCCCCTTTGTTAATCGATACTTATGATACCGTTGCAGCAGCTAAACGTCTCGCCCAGGAAGTGGAAGCAGGGGAACGGAAAGTGAGTGGTGTTCGCATTGATTCGGGAGATGTGGCGCAACTGTCTAAGGAAGTCCGATCGCTGCTCCCCCAGACGGCAATTTTTGCCAGTGGTGACTTAGATGAATATGAAATTGAAGGGTTATTAGGGAATGGGGCGGTGATTGATGGCTATGGAATCGGCACAAAGTTAGTCACAGGAACACCGGTGAATGGGGTGTATAAACTGGTGGAAATCGATGGGATCGGAACGCAGAAAGCCTCCACAAGTAAGGAAACCTATCCAGGGCGAAAACAGATTTTCCGACGCTGGGAACAAGGAAAAATTCAGCGCGATCGGTTAGGGTTAATGTCAGAATCACCTGAAGCGGGCGAAACGCCGTTGCTTACGTTAGTAATGAAAGATGGAGAAGTTCAGATGGCTGTGGACGCTTTAGATACCTTGCGCGATCGCGCTCGCCAATCTGTTCTGACACTTCCAGACTCAATTCGTCAGCTACACAATCCTACGCCTTTAACTGTAGAACTTTCCTCGCCACTGCAACAACTAACCACTCAGAAAAAATAA
- a CDS encoding DUF1830 domain-containing protein: protein MAQILDPVPNTPSKHILCCYFNATSSIQVVRISNIENWYFERVVFPGQRLVFESLPEAMLEIHTGMMASAILSDQIPCSRLAVKEENQANVVVEEEAENEIAAAA, encoded by the coding sequence ATGGCTCAAATCCTTGATCCCGTTCCTAACACTCCTTCCAAGCACATTCTCTGCTGCTATTTTAATGCCACCAGTTCCATTCAAGTAGTACGGATTTCAAATATTGAAAACTGGTACTTTGAGCGAGTTGTATTCCCTGGACAACGTCTTGTATTTGAATCGTTACCAGAAGCAATGTTAGAAATTCATACAGGAATGATGGCGAGTGCAATTTTATCTGACCAAATTCCTTGTTCTCGTTTAGCAGTGAAAGAAGAGAATCAAGCAAATGTCGTTGTAGAAGAGGAAGCAGAAAACGAGATTGCAGCAGCAGCGTAG
- a CDS encoding photosystem II high light acclimation radical SAM protein, which produces MTQKILYVRLPCNPIFPIGVVYLADHIHKLFPEIEQRIFDMGTVAPLDFGRSLEACIDEYQPTLLVFSWRDIQIYAPVGGRGGNPLQYAFEFYYAKNPLKRIHGALGGLRVTAAYYGELWRNLGLIKRGLKRAKQYNPEARTIIGGGAVSVFYEQLENKLPKGTIVSVGEGELLLEKLLRGQNFQDERCYVVGESKPRDQMIHEAPTPLEKTACDYDYIEQMWPEFKYYLQDNDFYIGVQTKRGCPHNCYYCIYTVVEGKQVRVNPADEVVAEMRQLYDRGIRNFWFTDAQFIPAKKYIPEVIELLQKIYDSGMNDIHWAAYIRADNLTPELCDLMVKTGMNYFEIGISSGSQELVRKMRMGYNLRVVLQNCRDLKAAGYNDLVSVNYSFNVLDERIETIRQTIAYHRALEEIFGEDKVEPAIFFIGLQPHTHLEEYALENNILDADYNPMSLMPWTAKKLLWNPEPLGSLFGEVCLQAWENNPNDFGREVMAILEQRFGRADLEEALNAPMKETSQQQLTSVR; this is translated from the coding sequence ATGACCCAAAAAATCCTTTACGTCCGACTTCCTTGCAACCCGATTTTCCCCATTGGTGTCGTCTATTTAGCAGATCACATACACAAGCTATTTCCAGAGATAGAGCAGCGTATTTTTGACATGGGAACCGTCGCGCCCCTTGATTTTGGGCGTTCTCTCGAAGCCTGTATTGATGAGTACCAACCGACGCTGTTAGTTTTCTCTTGGCGAGATATTCAAATTTATGCCCCTGTTGGGGGAAGAGGCGGAAATCCCCTACAATACGCCTTTGAATTCTACTATGCCAAAAACCCCCTGAAAAGAATTCATGGCGCATTAGGTGGGCTGCGCGTTACTGCTGCTTATTATGGAGAACTGTGGCGCAATCTTGGCTTGATTAAACGGGGCTTAAAGCGGGCTAAACAATATAATCCCGAAGCCCGAACCATTATCGGTGGAGGTGCAGTGAGTGTCTTTTATGAGCAGCTAGAGAATAAACTACCCAAGGGAACAATTGTTTCTGTGGGAGAAGGAGAACTCCTTTTAGAAAAATTATTACGGGGACAAAACTTCCAAGATGAGCGCTGCTATGTGGTGGGAGAAAGCAAACCCCGCGACCAGATGATTCACGAAGCCCCAACCCCTCTGGAAAAAACCGCCTGCGACTATGATTATATTGAGCAGATGTGGCCAGAGTTTAAATACTATCTGCAAGACAACGACTTTTATATTGGCGTGCAAACGAAACGCGGTTGTCCTCACAACTGTTATTACTGCATTTATACCGTTGTGGAAGGGAAACAAGTGCGCGTTAACCCTGCTGATGAAGTGGTTGCAGAAATGCGTCAACTGTATGACCGAGGGATTCGCAATTTCTGGTTTACGGATGCTCAGTTTATCCCTGCAAAAAAATATATTCCTGAAGTGATAGAACTCTTACAAAAAATCTATGATTCAGGAATGAATGATATCCATTGGGCTGCTTATATTCGTGCGGATAATTTAACGCCAGAACTCTGTGACCTGATGGTGAAGACGGGAATGAATTATTTTGAGATTGGCATTAGTAGCGGATCTCAAGAGTTAGTCCGTAAAATGCGGATGGGCTATAATCTGCGGGTGGTTCTCCAAAACTGTCGCGACTTAAAAGCTGCGGGTTATAACGATTTAGTTTCGGTGAATTACTCTTTTAATGTCTTAGATGAACGCATTGAAACCATTCGTCAAACCATTGCTTATCATCGCGCCCTAGAAGAAATTTTTGGGGAAGATAAAGTTGAACCCGCGATTTTCTTTATTGGCTTGCAACCTCATACTCATCTGGAAGAATATGCACTAGAAAATAATATTCTTGACGCAGATTATAACCCGATGAGTTTGATGCCTTGGACAGCGAAAAAGCTGTTATGGAATCCTGAACCATTGGGAAGTTTATTTGGGGAAGTTTGTTTGCAGGCTTGGGAAAATAACCCCAACGATTTTGGGCGCGAAGTAATGGCAATTTTAGAACAACGCTTTGGTCGCGCTGATCTTGAAGAAGCACTAAATGCACCAATGAAAGAAACCTCCCAACAGCAACTGACTTCTGTTCGCTAG
- a CDS encoding DICT sensory domain-containing protein has protein sequence MLEGSILQKLHTAHQNTDHPLTLGVYYKNTLVALCHALEDFILDSKSEPLVITAFQQGKWYMEEADRYGDLAGKARKIAIMASPGAGFEEHPTSQRDNVDLVSLDPDSDPVAQEWHLMICSPSYTAMVLCQELSDADYGKTGQPEHDLERKFYGFWTFEPDLVLETVEIAIAHIAKYNPSLSAELEQQFLNITSAFGTVEKEDTGVVVSQVVDYLQNSQAELLNRQQASADREASYLPQAQNLDDNLLSNEMQAFLRMAQLIDQADINNPMAASEVAALAETMGQVLDLPAWQQKRLRLASLLHRLVPSLGATPKPEEHPKEVLSCELIPSIEALRAMPRMSAIARIITHQREHWDGTGIPGQLAHDDIPLESRIIALTSYFQYRVNDLRMQGKTDTREATLNQAYEECKERANTIFDPKLVEALGLLVMGLQQGMSLETAQPKISAGMWLLDNEQLIS, from the coding sequence ATGTTAGAAGGTTCTATATTACAAAAACTCCATACGGCTCACCAAAATACAGACCACCCGTTAACTTTGGGAGTCTATTATAAAAATACGCTGGTTGCGCTGTGTCATGCCCTAGAAGATTTTATCCTCGACAGTAAAAGCGAACCCTTAGTCATTACTGCCTTTCAGCAAGGGAAATGGTACATGGAAGAAGCCGATCGCTATGGGGATCTTGCGGGAAAAGCGCGAAAAATTGCGATTATGGCTTCCCCTGGAGCGGGTTTTGAGGAACATCCCACCAGTCAACGAGATAATGTTGATTTAGTGAGTTTAGATCCTGACAGTGATCCAGTGGCGCAAGAATGGCATTTGATGATTTGTTCTCCGAGTTATACTGCAATGGTACTGTGTCAGGAGTTATCGGATGCGGATTATGGGAAAACAGGACAACCCGAACATGATTTAGAACGAAAGTTTTACGGGTTTTGGACGTTTGAACCCGATTTAGTGTTAGAAACCGTAGAAATCGCGATCGCGCACATTGCCAAATATAACCCCTCTCTCTCAGCAGAATTAGAACAACAGTTTCTGAACATTACTTCTGCCTTTGGCACGGTGGAAAAAGAAGACACTGGGGTTGTCGTCTCGCAAGTGGTAGATTATTTACAAAATTCCCAAGCGGAACTTCTCAACCGTCAACAAGCAAGTGCTGATCGCGAAGCCTCCTATTTACCGCAAGCGCAAAACTTAGACGATAATCTTCTCTCTAATGAGATGCAAGCCTTCTTACGGATGGCGCAACTGATTGATCAAGCGGATATTAATAACCCCATGGCAGCCTCAGAAGTGGCTGCATTAGCCGAAACCATGGGACAAGTCTTAGATCTCCCCGCTTGGCAACAAAAACGACTGCGGTTGGCAAGTTTGTTACATCGGCTGGTTCCCTCTTTAGGCGCAACCCCGAAACCTGAAGAACACCCCAAAGAAGTCCTTTCTTGTGAGTTAATTCCGAGTATAGAAGCCTTACGAGCTATGCCAAGAATGAGCGCGATCGCGCGGATTATTACCCATCAGAGAGAACATTGGGATGGCACAGGCATTCCAGGACAACTTGCCCATGATGACATTCCCCTAGAATCGAGAATCATCGCCCTGACAAGTTACTTCCAATATCGCGTCAATGATTTACGCATGCAAGGCAAAACTGATACCCGCGAAGCAACTCTCAACCAAGCCTACGAAGAATGTAAAGAAAGAGCAAACACCATCTTCGATCCCAAATTAGTCGAAGCCCTCGGTTTACTTGTAATGGGATTGCAACAAGGGATGAGCTTAGAAACGGCTCAACCGAAAATTTCAGCAGGAATGTGGCTGTTGGATAATGAACAACTAATTAGTTAA
- a CDS encoding pentapeptide repeat-containing protein encodes MMDIEAIRSGKIQDLAGADLEDENLAQAQLEKANLNGANLVGVDLSHSNLQSAYLNGANLLGSNLVKADLRASLIGVNLTQANLEGADLRGSNLRGANLMGATLSRISLAGAFLSGANLSEANLQGGDLRGSDLRGVNLQGANLKGANLADAELQGANLAGANLEEADLRGANLAGANLESANLLCAEVDRVNFKGANLGKTCLVGTQVES; translated from the coding sequence ATGATGGATATTGAAGCAATTCGCAGTGGCAAAATTCAAGACCTCGCAGGGGCAGATCTCGAAGATGAAAACTTAGCCCAAGCGCAATTAGAAAAAGCGAACCTCAACGGCGCGAATCTAGTGGGAGTTGATTTATCTCATAGCAATTTACAATCTGCTTATCTCAATGGGGCGAACTTACTGGGAAGTAACCTTGTTAAGGCTGATCTCAGAGCCAGTCTCATCGGTGTTAACTTAACTCAAGCTAACTTAGAAGGGGCAGATCTGCGAGGAAGTAATCTCCGTGGAGCAAATTTAATGGGAGCAACCTTATCTCGGATTAGTTTAGCAGGTGCGTTTCTCAGTGGCGCAAATCTCAGTGAAGCCAATCTGCAAGGGGGAGACTTACGTGGGAGTGATCTCCGAGGCGTTAACTTGCAAGGGGCAAACCTGAAAGGGGCAAATCTAGCCGATGCAGAATTACAAGGGGCAAACTTAGCAGGGGCAAACTTAGAAGAAGCAGACTTACGAGGGGCAAACTTAGCGGGAGCCAATTTAGAGTCAGCGAACCTCTTATGTGCAGAAGTCGATCGCGTGAATTTCAAAGGAGCAAATTTAGGTAAAACTTGTTTAGTCGGGACACAAGTCGAATCTTAG
- a CDS encoding CopG family ribbon-helix-helix protein, translated as MRTTIYLPDHLAKRLQAKLDEEGKQNLSQFIQKAVEKELAQKDISHFLAFTGAVKSAPKHADQEAEDF; from the coding sequence ATGAGAACGACAATTTATCTCCCTGACCACTTAGCGAAACGTTTGCAAGCGAAGCTCGATGAGGAAGGAAAGCAAAATCTCTCTCAATTTATCCAAAAAGCGGTTGAAAAAGAATTAGCCCAAAAGGATATCTCTCATTTTTTGGCTTTTACAGGTGCGGTGAAATCAGCCCCCAAACACGCTGATCAGGAAGCAGAAGACTTTTGA